Proteins encoded in a region of the Oscarella lobularis chromosome 17, ooOscLobu1.1, whole genome shotgun sequence genome:
- the LOC136197259 gene encoding uncharacterized protein, which yields MSSFAPAAKRSKTAESVTDSGEFFPGIGKIGFKPKAGPKEVLCFKHYNASEKIRGKTMEEWLRFSVCYWHTFRGTGADPFGFPTLIRPWEDGTDSIENAKRRMRAAFEFLHKLGVKYWTFHDRDIAPEGATLEETNKNLDELSDLALELQSKYGIKLLWGTSNLFANPRYMNGAATNPDPHVFACAGAQVKKMLEITKKLGGENFIFWGGREGYQSILNTDVKREMDHMAALFKMAIAYKNKIGFTGQLLIEPKPKEPTKHQYDYDAQTVIGFLKSYGLDKDFKLNIEPNHTTLAGHGYEHDVVVASKLGFLGSVDSNTGSTDLGWDTDQFPMDVKNATLVMKAIIEQGGLAPGGLNFDCKVRRESTDLEDMFVSHIGAMDTFARALRIAAKVLDDGILPGLVKDRYHGFDSGLGKKIEENKATLEEMEAHVLKHGEPEVRSGKQEMFESIFNGYV from the exons ATGTCTTCGTTTGCTCCTGCCGCAAAACGGTCAAAAACCGCCGAATCGGTGACGGACAGCGGGGAATTCTTTCCCG GAATCGGCAAAATCGGCTTCAAACCGAAAGCGGGTCCCAAAGAAGTCCTCTGCTTCAAGCACTACAATGCATCGGAAAAGATACGCGGCAAAACGATGGAAGAGTGGCTGCGCTTTTCCGTCTGCTATTGGCACACGTTTCGAGGAACCG GAGCTGATCCGTTTGGATTTCCAACGCTCATTCGCCCGTGGGAGGACGGAACGGACAGCATTGAAAACGCCAAAAGACGCATGCGTGCCGCATTTGAATTTCTCCACAAATTGGGG GTCAAATATTGGACGTTTCACGACAGAGACATTGCGCCCGAAGGAGCGACTCTCGAGGAGACGAATAAAAATTTGGATGAGCTGAGCGATTTGGCTTTGGAACTTCAGTCCAAATACGGCATCAAACTTCTGTGGGGCACATCCAATCTCTTTGCCAATCCAAg atatATGAATGGAGCGGCTACGAATCCCGATCCGCACGTTTTTGCTTGCGCCGGTGCACAAGTCAAAAAGATGCTCGAAATTACGAAGAAGCTTGGCGGAGAAAATTTCA ttttttggGGCGGCCGCGAGGGATATCAGAGCATTTTGAACACGGACGTGAAACGCGAGATGGATCACATGGCCGCTCTCTTCAAAATGGCCATAG ccTATAAGAATAAGATTGGTTTCACTGGGCAGCTTTTGATTGAACCGAAACCGAAAGAGCCAACCAAACATCAATATGACTAtg acgCTCAGACTGTGATTGGCTTCTTGAAGTCATACGGATTGGACAAAGATTTCAAA CTCAACATTGAGCCAAATCACACCACTTTGGCTGGACACGGTTACgagcacgacgtcgtcgtggcaTCCAA ACTCGGCTTTTTGGGCTCCGTTGACAGCAATACGGGCTCAACAGATCTCGGCTGGGATACAGATCAGTTTCCAATGGACGTCAAAAACGCAACCCTCGTCATGAAG GCGATTATTGAGCAGGGTGGCTTGGCTCCAGGCGGCCTTAATTTTGACTGCAAAGTCCGCAGGGAATCAACCGATTTGGAAGACATGTTTGTGTCTCATATTG GAGCAATGGATACTTTTGCTCGGGCTCTTCGCATTGCCGCTAAAGTTCTTGATGATGGAATTCTTCCTGGCCTCGTCAAG GATCGCTATCATGGATTTGATTCTGGTTTGGGAAAGAAAATCGAGGAGAATAAGGCTACCTTGGAAGAAATGGAA gcTCACGTGCTGAAACACGGCGAACCGGAAGTTAGATCAGGAAAACAGGAAATGTTTGAGTCGATTTTTAACGGCTACGTTTGA